A genomic stretch from Salvelinus namaycush isolate Seneca chromosome 25, SaNama_1.0, whole genome shotgun sequence includes:
- the LOC120020444 gene encoding selenoprotein Pb-like translates to MMQGLFTLRLFAALPGLLWASPLLVEWDNDASKICKPAPRWEIKGHGTPMKGPLGNVVVLALLKASUHFCLTQASKLEGLHDKLLRSNLTDMSFLIVNEWEVQSEAMYWERKRRAPPGIPVYLQDDVWEALYENMDDFLVYDR, encoded by the exons ATGATGCAGGGTCTCTTTACTCTGAGGCTGTTTGCTGCTCTGCCAGGGCTCCTATGGGCATCGCCTCTGTTAGTAGAATGGGACAATGATGCCTCCAAGATCTGCAAGCCGGCACCGCGCTGGGAGATCAAGGGCCATGGGACCCCCATGAAGGGGCCGCTTGGAAATGTAGTCGTTCTGGCTCTACTGAAAGCCAGCTGACACTTCTGCCTCACACAGGCCTCCAA ACTAGAAGGCCTGCATGACAAGCTGCTCCGCAGCAACCTGACAGACATGTCTTTCCTCATTGTGAATGAGTGGGAGGTCCAGTCCGAAGCCATGTACTGGGAACGGAAGAGGAGGGCCCCCCCGGGTATCCCTGTCTACCTACAGGATGACGTCTGGGAGGCCCTATATGAAAACATGGACGACTTCCTGGTATATGACAGGTAA
- the LOC120020356 gene encoding target of EGR1 protein 1-like encodes MTSSMVVPVIDVQNDNFKELWPTMVLAIKAASFIALDTELSGLGNRKALLAECIEDRYKAICNAARTRSILSLGFACYKKLENKDDDDTYLVQVYNLTLLCSEEYVIEPQSVQFLVQHGFDFNKQYAEGVPYLRGNDRGVDAHGMNMRMLFVELLRARKPLVLHNGLIDIVFLYQCFYAQLPDKLGTFTADLSQMFPAGIYDTKYATEYELRFAASYLEYAYKKCKLDNSKSIEAGGGRHLFLEFCKYSGPLSNYVDYRPCLAGFSPDGLLNVCQRFSAYGWCPNGSQCPLSHDTDLIIQHNEKKKKRKRKRKNSSQGKVEGAPMSKQPHMELKQDQVIPDKDTKPPPLTELVDGAQAQGPESDEKLKTKVEEGNGVREPQAVSPDEEMKTQAVSPDEEMKTDKEVERNGVSEPQPLATPDAEKKEESKRKKLEGGTHRAGFDAFMTGYIFSYAATLTERVGKPPSSESWLPECLNKVYLSGKSVPMHIVKSTFSKSFKAHLHKMDVVWGKGVVSKVEGTV; translated from the exons ATGACATCCTCCATGGTGGTCCCTGTTATTGATGTGCAGAATGATAATTTCAAAGAACTGTGGCCTACTATGGTCCTTGCAATCAAGGCGGCCTCCTTCATTGCACTGGATACG GAATTGAGTGGCCTTGGAAATAGAAAAGCTTTGCTGGCAGA ATGCATAGAGGACCGTTACAAAGCCATATGCAATGCAGCTCGCACACGCTCCATTCTCTCCCTTGGGTTTGCTTGTTATAAGAAACTTGAAAACAAG GATGATGATGATACGTACCTTGTGCAGGTGTACAACCTGACATTGCTCTGCAGTGAGGAGTACGTAATTGAACCACAGTCCGTGCAGTTCCTGGTGCAACATGGATTTGACTTCAACAAACAATATGCTGAAGGTGTCCCTTATCTCAGGGGCAATGACAGG GGAGTGGATGCCCATGGAATGAACATGAGGATGCTGTTTGTGGAACTCCTACGGGCTCGCAAGCCTTTGGTGCTGCACAATGGCTTGATTGACATAGTGTTCCTTTATCAGTGCTTCTATGCCCAACTGCCAGATAAACTAGGAACTTTCACTGCTGACTTGTCCCAGATGTTCCCTGCTGGGATCTATGACACCAAGTATGCTACAGAGTATGAGCTGCGCTTTGCTGCCTCTTACCTGGAGTATGCCTACAAGAAGTG CAAACTGGACAACAGCAAGTCGATTGAGGCTGGTGGTGGACGCCATCTGTTCCTGGAGTTCTGCAAATACTCAGGCCCCCTGAGCAACTATGTGGACTATAGGCCCTGTCTGGCTGGGTTTAGCCCGGATGGACTTCTCAATGTTTGCCAGCGCTTCTCT GCTTATGGTTGGTGCCCCAATGGGTCACAGTGTCCCTTGTCACATGACACTGACCTCATCATCCAGCACAATGAAAAGAAAAAGAAACGGAAGAGGAAAAGAAAGAACTCTTCTCAGGGGAAAGTTGAAGGTGCCCCCATGAGCAAGCAGCCCCATATGGAGCTAAAGCAGGACCAGGTAATCCCTGACAAAGACACCAAACCTCCCCCTCTCACAGAGCTGGTAGATGGGGCTCAGGCACAGGGGCCAGAGAGCGACGAGAAGTTGAAGACTAAGGTGGAGGAAGGCAACGGAGTCAGAGAGCCACAGGCTGTGTCTCCAGATGAGGAAATGAAGACACAGGCTGTGTCTCCAGATGAGGAAATGAAGACAGACAAAGAGGTGGAAAGAAATGGAGTATCAGAGCCACAGCCTCTGGCCACACCGGATGCAGAGAAGAAAGAAGAGTCCAAGAGGAAGAAGCTGGAGGGAGGTACCCACCGGGCAGGGTTTGACGCATTCATGACGGGCTACATTTTCTCCTATGCTGCCACTTTGACAGAGAGAGTAGGTAAGCCACCGAGCTCAGAGTCCTGGCTCCCTGAGTGTCTGAACAAGGTTTACCTCAGTGGCAAGTCTGTCCCGATGCATATCGTTAAGAGCACATTCTCCAAGTCCTTCAAGGCTCACTTGCACAAGATGGATGTCGTGTGGGGGAAGGGTGTGGTTAGCAAAGTAGAGGGAACAGTATAA
- the LOC120020443 gene encoding THAP domain-containing protein 1-like: MGGCSAPNCSNSTTIGKQLFRFPKEPIRKKKWLVNCRRNFLPTPHSRLCQNHFELSQFEEIARSPAGGKKLKPNAIPTLFNVRDPPYPVTPQIVLPLKPEPVERDLNVGDHGYARRQTTLGMEEDDADELHKAEERPCIHCQHYRTLLEQEMQHTARLQKEVEEMKKRMFRLDRIERGLQTFLYEDQVRALTLTKRSRRAVWSHETVLKARKIRCAVGGKGYEFLREFGYPLPSYRTLCNRLDNKIMLTTAMGCDELAELGLGIISTCDSPEGDGDDEAFIGVIS, from the exons ATGGGTGGGTGCTCCGCTCCAAATTGCTCAAACTCAACAACCATTGGGAAGCAACTGTTTCGTTTTCCAAAAGAGCCTATACGTAAGAAGAAATGGCTTGTAAACTGCCGGCGTAATTTTCTACCAACTCCACATTCCAGACTGTGTCAG AACCATTTTGAGCTGAGTCAGTTTGAAGAAATCGCCAGGTCGCCAGCAGGGGGAAAGAAGCTGAAACCAAATGCCATCCCCACTCTTTTCAATGTGCGAGATCCACCTTATCCCGTAACCCCACAGATAGTGCTACCACTCAAGCCAGAGCCAG TGGAGAGGGATCTCAATGTGGGGGATCATGGCTACGCACGACGGCAAACAACTCTGGGCATGGAGGAAGATGATGCTGATGAACTACACAAGGCAGAGGAACGTCCCTGCATCCATTGTCAACATTACAGAACACTGCTGGAACAAGAAATGCAACACACAGCCAGATTACAGAAAGAG GTAGAGGAAATGAAAAAGCGAATGTTCAGACTGGACAGAATAGAGAGGGGCCTCCAGACATTTCTGTATGAAGACCAGGTCCGCGCCCTGACACTGACCAAGCGTTCCCGGAGAGCTGTGTGGTCCCACGAGACAGTGCTGAAGGCCCGTAAGATCCGATGTGCGGTCGGTGGCAAAGGTTATGAATTCCTCCGGGAGTTTGGCTACCCCCTGCCCTCTTATAGAACTTTATGCAACCGCCTGGATAACAAAATCATGTTGACAACAGCCATGGGGTGTGATGAGCTGGCAGAGCTAGGTCTAGGAATCATATCCACATGTGATAGTCCAGAGGGAGATGGGGACGATGAGGCTTTCATTGGAGTGATCTCATGA